From a single Toxoplasma gondii ME49 chromosome II, whole genome shotgun sequence genomic region:
- a CDS encoding hypothetical protein (encoded by transcript TGME49_221455) — translation MDFLTRLESLCRVRAAWKEMEPRRRERTAQGERRRRKEASNWHRAPGHPSAGHPSEPRACRERDRSEVSSAWRVDFSLFHCSLSSSAPALEVSLFSPSDIPKACEKSRTVFDLNNVSVETLVARENSMLTFGRDWRVQVKCTFRDAEGKAAPRVWKEAQTSLFRLERKRPSTLQRTGLERGEGGEGGEGGQHRRDVGEPSTSSRTRERQLKNRGGRVKQPVGMSRCAARRAKLWQQRRSTMSLRPSLLVLSMSRRSLAGLSGLAPFLQASSEP, via the coding sequence AGGACAGCACAGGGAGAGCGTCGCAGACGGAAGGAGGCGAGCAACTGGCATCGCGCGCCGGGACATCCAAGCGCAGGGCATCCGTCTGAgcctcgcgcatgcagagaacgcgATCGGTCTGAAGTCTCTTCTGCCTGGAGAGtcgatttctctcttttccactgctccttgtcttcttcggcgcctGCCCTCGAAgtatctctcttctccccttccgaCATTCCGAAGGCCTGCGAGAAGTCTCGAACTGTGTTCGACCTCAACAACGTTTCCGTGGAGACGCTTGTCGCTCGCGAAAACTCGATGCTGACCTTTGGTCGAGACTGGAGAGTACAGGTGAAGTGCACGTTTCGCGACGCTGAGGGCAAAGCAGCGCCGCGAGTCTGGAAGGAGGCTCAGACGAgcctttttcgtctcgaaCGCAAGCGTCCATCCACTCTCCAAAGAACAGGCCTCGAGCGGGGGGAGGGAGGGGAGGGAGGGGAGGGAGGGCAACACCGTCGAGACGTCGGCGAACCGTCCACCTCCTCCAGGACTCGCGAACGTCAACTGAAGAACCGAGGAGGACGAGTCAAGCAGCCTGTGGGGATGTCTCGCTGTGCGGCCCGCCGCGCGAAACTATGGCAGCAAAGACGATCCACTATGTCACTTCGGCcatctcttctcgttctttcgaTGTCCAGAAGAAGCCTGGCTGGTCTCTCCGGCTTGGCTCCCTTTCTGCAGGCCTCCTCTGAGCCTTGA